Proteins encoded in a region of the Anopheles aquasalis chromosome 2, idAnoAquaMG_Q_19, whole genome shotgun sequence genome:
- the LOC126580794 gene encoding fibrinogen-like protein 1 encodes MARLFWNILLALTIPARTETDKRDGLVDQAPDTTNVLAALQSLEKKLTNLHTDFRKIVDENRAIQKQLLEQAKDLPWQLAILQAQLPQQCRAIAKNFSEATGERLDRFEHTILAKEDHIHDMEHLYMETKVMRSCKELTNRRVSGKQMLRAHFDSAPFVGYCIGNRFDGGWLAIQRRLNGSLNFNRNWTEYRDGFGYPDGNFWIGLERLHQLTSVRPWELAVDLHDYNGIYKYARYSTFAIGSEDEQYRLTLGKYSGTAGDGLWHHRGMKFSTPDRDNDQMKDLHCAREWHGGWWFNSCLSSFLNGPYRDSGTTLMRKITWHTFNNDWRGFKIVNMYIRPLD; translated from the coding sequence ATGGCGCGGTTGTTTTGGAACATTCTACTCGCGCTCACCATTCCTGCCCGAACCGAAACTGACAAGCGCGATGGGCTAGTGGATCAAGCTCCAGACACCACAAACGTGCTAGCAGCGTTGCAATCGTTGGAGAAAAAGCTGACGAATCTGCACACCGACTTTCGTAAAATCGTCGATGAGAATCGAGCAATACAGAAGCAGCTTCTGGAGCAGGCGAAAGACCTGCCATGGCAGCTCGCCATCCTACAAGCGCAGCTCCCGCAACAGTGCCGAGCGATCGCGAAAAACTTCTCCGAAGCTACCGGCGAGCGTCTGGATCGGTTCGAACACACTATCCTCGCGAAGGAAGACCACATCCACGACATGGAGCACCTGTACATGGAGACGAAAGTGATGCGTTCGTGCAAAGAGCTGACGAACAGAAGGGTGTCGGGAAAACAGATGCTCCGGGCACATTTCGACAGTGCACCGTTCGTGGGCTACTGCATTGGTAACAGGTTTGACGGAGGTTGGTTAGCGATCCAACGGAGATTAAACGGTTCGCTCAACTTCAACCGTAACTGGACGGAGTACCGAGATGGGTTCGGTTATCCGGATGGCAATTTTTGGATCGGTTTGGAGCGGTTGCACCAACTGACATCGGTACGGCCCTGGGAGCTTGCGGTAGATCTACATGACTACAACGGTATCTACAAGTACGCACGCTACTCTACGTTCGCCATCGGTAGCGAGGACGAGCAGTATCGGCTGACTCTCGGCAAATATAGCGGTACCGCTGGTGATGGGCTTTGGCACCACAGAGGTATGAAGTTTTCGACACCCGATCGGGATAACGATCAAATGAAGGATCTACATTGTGCGCGAGAATGGCACGGAGGTTGGTGGTTCAATTCGTGCCTTAGCTCGTTTCTGAACGGACCTTATCGGGACAGTGGTACCACGTTAATGCGGAAAATTACCTGGCATACTTTCAATAACGATTGGCGTGGTTTCAAGATTGTTAATATGTATATACGCCCTTTAGATTGA